From the Candidatus Micrarchaeia archaeon genome, the window AATTGAAAAGCATTTGGGAGAGTTGGCTTCTGTTGGGCATAAGCGCCCTAACGGAATCTTCTTTATCGACGGAGTTTTGAAGGCAGTCAGCCCAACTCATCTTTTCCTCAGCACGTCAAGAGGAGACGTGGCTCTCCTTCTTTCAGAAGTCAGCAAAATCGAGTTCAAATCTCAGCCGAAGCAGCTCGGAGGTGTTGGAGATGGCTAAAAAGAAACTCACCTCTGAACAGCTCGCAGTCCTCTATCTCCAGGAAAAAGCGAGCAATTCTTCCCTCGACATTGACGAGTTCTGCAAAAAACACGACATCAAGGCACATGGGCAGATCGAAGCGATCGACAAAATCGTCTGCGAGAAGGTGGAGGAAAAATCCACTCTTGACTTGGAAATCTTCGACCGTCCAATCCTCAATCCTAAGCGCTTTGGATTTGACTTCGATGGGGAATGCGCATTTCATGGGACTTATATTGGGGACAACGATTACAACCCAGAGCCGATTCTTATCAAAAGCGACAGGCGATACACCCGTCAGGCATTCTTCCCAGAGAAGAATCTCAAGTTCTCCGATTTCCCTCCCGCATCAGCGCATTTCCACCTTTATGGTTGGCAGCGCGAAGCAATCAAACAATGGGTTAGGACAGGGAAAATAGAGGACATAAGGAGGCTCTACTCGAAGGTCAAGAACTATCTCAAAAAATACGTCTATCATCCAGAGCCAATATTCCACGACGTAGTAGCTTGCTACATACTGGCGACTCACATCTGGATATGTTTCGACGCCTTTCCGCGCCTGATCATCACAGCAAAACCAGATAGCGGAAAGAGCCAGCTTGTCCGAGCAATCAGGAATCTCTGCTTCAAGCCAACAACAACTGGGGACGCGACAAAAGCGGCGCTCTTTCGTCTGGCAAACGCGACAGCAGGCGTTTTTGTCTTCGACAACTTCGACAATCTGCCAGACGAGCAGAAAAAGGACGTCATGCATTTCATCGAGATCAGCTACCAGAGCGATCTCCCAGTCTTTCGTGTGGAAGACAACTCGAAAAAAGGAGGCAAAGTCCCGACTGGGTTCAATGTTGGCGTGCCGCTTGTGGCGGCAACGATCGACCTTTCCGCCTTTTCACATGCTGCTCTCACGCGCTCGATCACCTTGGTCATGGAGCGCTGTGAGGTTAAAATCGACGAGCTTCCAGATGCAAAGCCGAGCGAAGACAGCAACTCGCTTAGGCAGGAGCTTTATGCATGGGGGCTTTCCCAGGCTCCTAGACTCCGCGCGGCTGCGAAGGACTATTGCTGTGATTTCACCGCTAGGCAAGCCCAAATAGCGAGACCTCTCCTTTTCATCGCCTCCCTTCTGGAGCAGTCTCTCCATGAAAAAATGAAAGTCTGGCTCTTCACCAATTTCGAGAGCTACCACTCAGAGGATGAGTTCTCTGAGAGAGTCCAGGTGGTGAGGGCGCTCTATGAGTGCGTAAAGGGAAGACAAGAGATGGAGGTTAAGGTGGCAGTCAAGGCGGTCTCCGAGATTCTTCTCTCGATTCAGGGAGTCGAAAAATATGACTCTCAGGGACGAGCCAACCCCCGTTATGCAGGCATTCTTAACGGAAAGGGACAGGCGGTGAGCGACTGTCTCGCAAGCATTCCGCTTTCCAGGAAAAAGATGATGAGGGGCATCACACACTACATCTTTCAGCGGGATGCCCTTCTCCGTCATTTCGCAAGATATGGGCTTCTCAGCCCCGAAGAAGCTCAAACCACCCTACCCTCTACACCATCTACACCATCGACACCCTCTACTCCCTCTACACCTTCTACACATACAACTCTCTACACTACCTCCGACGTAGAAGTAGAAGGAGTAGATGGTGTAGAAGCTAAAGAGGGCACGTCTGGATGTTCCAAAGTCCTCATTTTGAAGCCAACCCCTACCTGGAAAGGGGCGGACGGGCAGACCTACGGCTCCTTCGCGCCTGGAGATCAGCCCAAGCTTCCCGTTTCAGAAGCTGAATGGCTCGTAAAAACTCATTTTGCGGAGCATCTCGCTCCTGCCTTGCCTGCAAAGGCAGGGGATCACCCACCCATCACGCGCGGCTTGAAACAAGGTAGCGAACGCCGCGCTGATGCTCCTTGCCAGAACGAAGAGGGGGATGGGGCGCTTCCTCCCGCCCCGCCCCCCTCAAAGGAGGCGGAAAAATGAACATCTCAAAGAGCGACGAGCTTGGAATGACCAAGTCCTATCAGTTCCTCGTCCTCTCCACATTCGAGAAGCTCGGGGAGGCACATGCGTCCCAGGACAAGTGGAAATACTTCAGCTACTTCAGGACAGACCTGGAGATGCTCAAGTCCCGCCTTGATCCAGAAGACCAGCAAACCCTCAACGAGGATTTTCAGACTCTCAAGCGCATGCTGCGCGACATAGCCCAGGATCCAAGCCTTAATCCAGATCTCAAGAAGAAGATGACGCTCGAACTCCAGGAGAACTTCGCGGACGAGCATCGTTTCTACATCCAGAAAGCATTTCCCAAGGTTGGCATCCAGAAGCCAGAGCAGGAAGGCACGATGGACTACTCAAAGCATGACATCGACCAGCTTGCGCAGATCATCCGCGCTGGCAGCGCCAGCAAGTCAGTTCTGGAGCGCGTCATGTCGCGGTCGGACGGAGGGCGAGGCTGATGCAGACCTGCCACTGGTGCGGAGACGCAATTTCGGGAAAACCTCTCTGGCGCACGAATCCTTGGGATGATGACGTGCGCTGGTTTGCCTTCTGTTCGGAAGATTGCTATTCCTCTTGGAAAGAGGATTGGCGCGCAGTCATCAGACACGCGAGACACGAACGCTTGGGGGCGATATGATGGTGAAAACAAACGCACGCAAGAGGGGCAGGAAGAAGCCCAAGATCATGGAGGAGATTCTGATACCTCCTCCGCATGATCTCCAGCCACAGCCCGAATCTGACCACCAGGGCGCAGGATTCGAGCTGCGTGTCAATCTGACAACTGGTGAGGTTGGCTGCGCTGGTCGGGATGGGAAGCTCGTTCGGAAGACTACGCTGGCTCTCGTTCGGAAAATTCAGGAACATCGGTTCTACGATTTTCGGATGTATCGGTAGGTGTTCGCATGAAAACCTCCTGCATGATTGAAGGATGCACGCGCAAGGCAGTCCATAAGCTACTGGTTGAGGGAGAAGTGATAGGGTATTACTGCCAGCACCACGCAGAAGACTTCTCCAGATTCCTTCAAATGGAGTCCAGCCCATCATACGGAAGTTTTCATTATACACGGCATGGCACCAAAATGTCTTCTCGTGCTATTATATATGGTTAGATGTTTTGCGGATTGGAAAAGTTCCGAACACTTTGTTTTGATGGCTCAATCGAGCCGAACGTGCGGGCGCGCGCCCGCGCGCGCTCGAACCGAGCCAGGGTGTCTCTTTTCCAGCTTGACAAAATAGATAAATGATAAAGTAGGGGGTTGGTTTTCATGGAAGAAGAAAAGGAAAAGGGAGCCGAGGCGTCCCTCAAACTTGTCAATACACCAAGCGAATCGTCAAGCATCCAGCTCCCCCAGTTTGAGGCACGGGAGGAGGCTGGGCAGCTCCAGGTCAAGCGCAAGAAGCCCGACCAGGTCAATCAGTCCAGCGACTTCTGGCTCAAGCAGGAGGATGTCCTCAAGCTCATCGGCTCCGCGCGGAGCCTGCGCGACCGCTGCATCCTCAAGCTCCTCTACTTTGGCATGCTGCGCAGGAACGAAGCCCGCAGCCTGCGGATTGAGGACATCGACTTTCCCAGGCACAGGCTCAACCTCCACATCACGAAGCGCAGCAAGCCGCGCAGCGTCCCAATAACCGAGCCTGGAGTCTTTGACGATCTGCGCCTCTACCTGGAGAAGCGGGCGACTGGCTGGGTGTTCGTCTCCAAGTCCAAGGATGGCAGGCTCTCCAACACCGCGATAAACGACATCGTGGGGCTGACCGCGCAGCTCGCGGGCATAGCGAATCCGAACCCGAGGCTGCGCAAGCTCAACCCCCACATCCTGCGCCACTCCTTCGCGCGCCACCTGCGCAGGCAGAGTCCGCCCATTGCAATCGAGGTCTTGCAGAAGCTCCTCGGGCATAAGAGCGTCAGCACGACCATGAACATCTACGCAAGCGCCGACCTGGACTTCATGGAGGAGGAGCTGAAGAGGTGTTCATCGAGATGAAGCCGCACCACGTCAGGAAGGAGATCGAGAGCTACCAGCGCTTCAGCCGCAAGCTCGTCCTCACCAACATCTTCAGCATCGTCCTCTCTGGCGCTCTGACTGCCCTGGTGAAGGAGCTGGTCGGCGGGGCTGCTCCTATCTTCCCCACCTGGATGTTCGCATGCCTTGAGATCACCCTTGCTTCGCTCGGGCTCTTCTGGCTCACGAAGAACGTGAAGTGATCAGTCCTTCTTTCTTGAGAAGAATATCCAGGCGACGATGAGTATGGGGAGGAAAAGGATCTTGCCCGCATTCTCTGGAGACATCCCGAGCAGGAAACTCAGGGCAATCGAGCCGAAGAACGCCGTCAGCCCAGACTGGAGCAGGACGTCGGTCGTTTTCTTTTCCACATTACCACCTCAGTCTTCCAGGGAGATGAGATACTCCACTGCCTTGTAGAGCGGAGGGAGAGCTGCGAGCAGGGTGATGAACGAGACATACGCCTTGCAGCCCAAGAAATTCCCCAACAGCATCAGCACCGTGTAGGGGATAAAAGTCCCGACCATGACGAGCGCGCCCTTTTCCAGGTATTCCTTCTTCTTTTTCTTGCTCCTCGATTTTTTCACATAGTCATAGACGGTCATGCCCACCAGGAAGATGAACGCGAGGTAAATGAAAGCTGCGTCGATGGCGTCAGAGGAGCCCGTCAGGTAGGCGCTGATGATCCCATACATAAGGGATAGGATGATGACGGCGAACATCCCCTTTAGCAGAAGCTCTTTCGAACACA encodes:
- a CDS encoding tyrosine-type recombinase/integrase, with translation MEEEKEKGAEASLKLVNTPSESSSIQLPQFEAREEAGQLQVKRKKPDQVNQSSDFWLKQEDVLKLIGSARSLRDRCILKLLYFGMLRRNEARSLRIEDIDFPRHRLNLHITKRSKPRSVPITEPGVFDDLRLYLEKRATGWVFVSKSKDGRLSNTAINDIVGLTAQLAGIANPNPRLRKLNPHILRHSFARHLRRQSPPIAIEVLQKLLGHKSVSTTMNIYASADLDFMEEELKRCSSR